A single window of Camarhynchus parvulus chromosome 9, STF_HiC, whole genome shotgun sequence DNA harbors:
- the LSG1 gene encoding large subunit GTPase 1 homolog — MGKKRSDGLGRCLQRQRGLERRGASSWLHASEVVAERGPELRSAPEQSPLEEFLATAELAGTRFVAERLNAQIVSAQSCTGLLTAQEAQRVRQLQQENQEFLRIPRRPRWDRTTSAEDLKQAERESFLEWRRQLAHLEEEKKLILTPFERNLEFWRQLWRVIERSDIVVQIVDARNPLLFRCQDLESYVKEVSNDKENMILINKADLLSEEQRAAWAQFFEKEGVKVVFWSALAECERLCGESKELGSEGGAEHPSGSEDGCSSEEDDTAQGSAERASTGSTWQSANQALGSDDNSSDEYEDCEDDEEEDWQTCSEDEAGDSINAVGPERMESRTDGAAVQHRVQEQNRNIRNFSHLVQRNELLEIFKAMHNGPRVKDGEVNVGLVGYPNVGKSSTINTILGNKKVSVSATPGRTKHFQTLYVEPGLCLCDCPGLVMPSFVSTKAEMICSGILPIDQMRDHVPPVSLVCQHIPRNILEATYGINIIRPREDEDPDRKPTAEELLTAYGYMRGFMTSHGQPDQPRSARYVLKDYVNGKLLYCHPPPGIDPNDFQHQHQRCPDSTTVQATGQVKPEKNTKAKQIENVVDKTFFHQENVRALMKGVRAAMGYRPGSGLVPAAAPNPANVVGKPWKKHGNRNKKEKIRRITKHLEA, encoded by the exons ATGGGCAAGAAGCGGAGCGATGGGCTCGGGCGCTGCCTGCAGCGGCAGCGCGGGCTGGAGCGGCGCGGCGCCTCCTCATGG CTCCACGCCAGCGAGGTGGTGGCCGAGCGCGGCCCGGAGCTGCGATCGGCGCCCGAGCAGAGTCCGCTGGAGGAGTTCCTGGCCACGGCCGAGCTGGCTGGCACCCGCTTCGTGGCCG AGCGTCTGAATGCCCAGATCGTGTCTGCCCAGAGCTGCACGGGCCTGCTCACAGCACAGGAGGCCCAGCGCGTTcggcagctgcagcaggagaaccAGGAGTTCCTGCGCATCCCACGGAG GCCACGCTGGGATAGGACAACCAGTGCAGAGGACTTGAAgcaagcagagagagagagctttCTCGAGTGGAGGCGACAGCTTGCCCA ccttgaggaagaaaaaaagttaattctAACCCCATTTGAAAGAAACTTGGAATTTTGGCGTCAGCTTTGGAGAGTCATTGAAAGAAG TGATATTGTAGTCCAGATAGTAGATGCCAGAAACCCCCTTCTGTTTAGATGTCAAGACCTG gaAAGTTATGTTAAGGAAGTCAGTAATGACAAGGAGAACATGATCCTGATCAACAAAGCAGATTTGCTGAGTGAGGAGCAACGTGCTGCTTGGGCACAGTTCTTTGAGAAAGAGGGTGTCAAGGTGGTGTTCTGGTCAGCTTTGGCAGAGTGTGAACGGCTGTGTGGAGAATCAAAG GAACTGGGCTCTGAGGGGGGAGCGGAGCACCCCAGCGGTTCTGAGGATGGATGCTCCAGTGAGGAAGACGACACAGCACAAGGAAGTGCAGAAAGAGCGTCCACAGGCAGCACTTGGCAGAGTGCAAACCAGGCCCTGGGGAGTGATGATAACAGCAGTGATGAATATGAAGACtgtgaagatgatgaagaggaGGACTGGCAAACCTGTTCTGAAGATGAAGCTGGTGACAGCATAAATGCTGTTGGTCCAGAGAGGATGGAAAGCAGGACTGAtggtgctgcagtgcagcacagagtGCAGGAGCAGAACAGGAACATCAGGAACTTCAGCCATCTGGTACAGAGAAATGAGCTGCTGGAGATATTCAAAGCTATGCACAATGGACCAAGGGTGAAGGATGGGGAAGTAAATGTTGGGCTG GTGGGTTACCCTAATGTTGGCAAAAGTTCAACCATCAACACAATCCTTGGAAATAAGAAGGTGTCAGTGTCTGCTACACCAGGCCGTACAAAACACTTCCAG ACCCTGTATGTGGAGCCTGGCCTGTGCCTTTGTGATTGCCCTGGTCTGGTGATGCCATCTTTCGTCTCTACCAAGGCAGAAATGATTTGTTCTGGAATTCTGCCTATAGATCAGATGAGGGACCATGTTCCACCTGTTTCTCTA GTTTGCCAGCATATCCCACGCAATATTTTGGAAGCAACCTATGGAATAAATATCATAAGGCCAAGGGAAGATGAGGACCCAGATCGAAAGCCAACAGCTGAAGAGCTTCTAACAGCATATGGAT ATATGAGGGGCTTTATGACATCTCATGGACAGCCAGACCAGCCAAGATCAGCTCGATATGTGTTAAAAGATTATGTCAAT GGGAAGCTGTTATATTGCCACCCACCTCCTGGTATTGACCCAAATGATTTTCAGCACCAACATCAAAGATGCCCTGACAGTACAACTGTGCAGGCCACTGGACAGGTGAAGCCTGAGAAAAataccaaagcaaaacaaattgaaaatgTGGTGGACAAAACTTTTTTCCATCAG GAGAACGTTCGTGCCCTGATGAAAGGGGTCCGGGCTGCCATGGGCTACCGGCCTGGGAGCGGCCTCGTGCCTGCGGCTGCACCCAACCCTGCCAACGTGGTGGGAAAGCCCTGGAAAAAACACGGGAACAGGaacaagaaggagaaaatcCGCAGGATCACCAAGCACCTGGAGGCTTAG